The Bradysia coprophila strain Holo2 chromosome IV unlocalized genomic scaffold, BU_Bcop_v1 contig_81, whole genome shotgun sequence genome has a window encoding:
- the LOC119072275 gene encoding uncharacterized protein LOC119072275: MADMSIYFLLVIVLYSGSIETYFLSDYLDTNLPDRLSDPIDENWQDKRSAENEYPIFSNEFTKSKKSTDFDYRDGNVETHSADGEIGTGDTFKKRESKIGINVDEPFSEADIRKIFSQLSTSDRQDFDGLMNGESPKIDVNKRHLLKQNFENSFHLNKRHDGKMCNGLECDEYNQLDRIKQPISEEDSYDSCPEKVNSKRKSKFKRSHSFRSTPRESILQTKIDILKDNYKRSLEMRLLEDSAKRRYSKAKRKQDNDRQGR, encoded by the exons ATGGCTGACATGTCTATTTATTTCTTACTCGTAATCGTTCTTTATTCGGGATCAATTGAAACGTACTTTTTAAGCGACTACCTCGATACCAATCTACCAGACCGACTTAGTGATCCAATAGACGAAAATTGGCAAGACAAACGATCGGCTGAAAACGAGTATCCCATCTTTTCGAATGAATTTACTAAAAGCAAAAAGTCTACAGATTTCGATTACCGCGATGGCAATGTTGAAACACATAGTGCTGATGGTGAAATAGGGACAGGCGATACATTCAAAAAACGGGAGAGTAAAATCGGTATCAATGTTGATGAG CCATTCAGTGAGGCAgacattcgaaaaatattttctcagtTGTCCACATCGGATCGTCAAGATTTCGATGGCTTGATGAACGGTGAAAGTCCAAAGATTGATGTTAACAAACGACACTTGTTgaagcaaaattttgaaaatagtttcCACCTTAACAAGAGACACGATGGAAAAATGTGTAACGGGTTAGAATGTGACGAATACAATCAATTAGACAGGATCAAACAACCAATTTCGGAAGAAGACAGTTACGACAGCTGTCCAG aaaaagtgaattcgaaaaggaaatcaaaattcaaacgaagTCACAGTTTCCGCTCCACACCTCGCGAGAGTATACTTCAAACGaagattgacattttgaaggACAATTATAAACGAAGTCTCGAAA tGCGATTGCTGGAGGACTCCGCGAAGAGACGGTACAGTAAAGCTAAACGGAAGCAAGATAACGACAGACAAGGTCGCTAA
- the LOC119072246 gene encoding peptidyl-prolyl cis-trans isomerase sig-7: MAVVIETTIGDITVDLFLDERPKACLNFLKLCKLKYYNFNLFHTIENGFIAQTGDPTGSGVGGESVWGVLEGPTKRFFKAEYQPKIRHSEPGLLSMVSLGDNLIASQFFLTLGSDLSSLDGQHCVIGQVTEGMEILRYLNDAICDHTHRPYQDIRITHTVVLDDPFENPRGFRAPSRSPSPSAERLQGGRIGADEDIDDTAGKTEEEVHEMLQEREAKARATILEIVGDLPDADVAPPENVLFVCKLNPVTSDDDLEIIFSRFGKVKGCEVIRDRTSGDSLQYAFVEFEDSKACENAYFKMDNVLIDDRRIHVDFSQSVAKVQWKGKGRGLVWKDGNKTNRLNFNDLKGKNNSDNGQSYRERQPNRRGDFKDSRDRRYARSPNSNKTETKRGYQREPYRRNNLQPSRSKSGDRTLNRKRSRSRSRGKSDRRRRSVSRSRSRDRNVNKRRPVNPSRSRSRSHEDRNSRFTSRHDRNDRHIDRRQSPNNQRRDRFRSPDIARHSRKSSRSPVSRRKSPAREQRKSKKSKRSKSSDSDSPVSTRKKSKKSKNKRKKKKSKRASTTESSSSDSSS; this comes from the exons ATGGCGGTAGTAATTGAAACCACAATTGGCGACATCACggttgatttgtttttggaCGAACGACCCAAAGCCTgtttgaattttctaaaattgtgCAAACTAAAGTACTACAACTTCAATCTCTTCCACACAATTGAAAATGGTTTCATTGCACAG ACTGGAGATCCAACAGGAAGTGGTGTTGGTGGTGAATCAGTATGGGGCGTTTTGGAAGGACCGACAAAACGCTTTTTCAAAGCAGAATATCAGCCTAAAATTCGCCACTCCGAACCCGGCCTTCTGTCCATGGTCAGTTTGGGTGATAACTTGATTGCATCGCAGTTTTTCTTAACGCTGGGATCCGACCTAAGTTCACTGGATGGTCAGCATTGTGTGATCGGTCAAGTAACCGAAGGAATGGAAATATTACGATACCTGAACGACGCTATTTGCGACCATACCCACCGTCCATACCAAGACATCCGGATCACCCATACAGTTGTCCTTGATGATCCATTCGAGAATCCAAGAGGATTCAGAGCACCTAGTCGTTCACCATCACCGAGTGCCGAGCGCTTACAGGGTGGTCGCATCGGAGCCGATGAAGACATCGACGATACAGCGGGAAAAACTGAAGAAGAAGTCCACGAAATGCTTCAAGAAAGGGAAGCAAAAGCGCGTGCAacaattttggaaattgtaGGCGACTTACCGGATGCAGATGTGGCTCCGCCTGAGAATGTGCTGTTTGTGTGCAAATTAAATCCGGTCACTTCCGATGACGACTTGGAGATCATATTCAGTCGATTCGGCAAGGTGAAGGGCTGTGAAGTCATTCGAGACCGGACATCTGGGGACTCGTTACAGTATGCGTTCGTTGAATTTGAAGACAGCAAGGCCTGTGAGAATGCTTACTTCAAAATGGACAACGTTTTGATCGATGATCGACGTATACACGTGGACTTCTCGCAATCGGTGGCGAAGGTGCAGTGGAAGGGAAAGGGACGTGGATTGGTTTGGAAAGATGGCAACAAAACCAATCgattaaatttcaatgactTGAAGGGCAAAAACAATTCTGATAATGGGCAGAGTTACCGTGAACGTCAACCGAATCGGAGAGGAGATTTCAAGGACTCAAGAGACCGACGATATGCAAGATCGCCGAATTCTAACAAAACAGAGACCAAACGAGGATATCAAAGAGAACCGTATCGACGTAACAATCTTCAACCATCTCGGAGCAAATCTGGGGACAGAACCCTGAACAGAAAGCGTTCCCGAAGCAGATCACGAGGTAAAAGTGATCGTAGAAGACGTTCAGTGAGTCGAAGTCGATCCAGAGAtcgaaatgtaaataaaagacGGCCAGTAAATCCAAGCAGATCTAGAAGTAGGTCGCATGAAGATAGGAATAGTCGGTTCACATCACGCCATGATCGAAATGACCGTCATATCGATCGAAGACAATCACCAAATAATCAACGTCGTGATCGATTTAGATCACCCGACATTGCTCGTCATTCACGCAAATCGTCACGATCGCCCGTATCCAGAAGAAAGTCGCCTGCCAGAGAGCAACGTAAgagtaaaaaatcaaaacgttCCAAATCATCGGACAGTGATTCCCCGGTCAGTACCcggaaaaaatcgaaaaaaagtaaaaacaaacgaaagaagaagaaatcgaaaaggGCATCGACGACAGAAAGCAGTTCCAGCGATTCGTCGTCATGA